The window CGAAGACAGCAGCAACCCCAAGGACCGCAAGTTCGTCGAGGCCCTCGCCCGCGGGCTGGACGTGCTGCGCGCCTTCACCCACGGCTCGGTGGTGCTCGGCAACCAGGAAATCGCGCGGATCACCGGGCTGCCCAAGCCCACCGTGTCGCGCATGACCTACACCCTGACCAAGCTGGGCTACCTGTGCTACTCGCAGCAGCACGAGAAGTACCAGCTGGATTCCGGCGTGCTGGCGCTGGGGTATGCCTACGTTTCCAACCTGCGCGTGCGCCAGCTGGCCAAGCCGTACATGGATGCCTTTGCGCGACGCACCAACACCACGGTCGGCCTGACCTGCCGCGACTGGCTGTCGATGATCTACGTGGAGAACTGCCGCCCGCCGGAGGCGACTTCCCTGCGCATGGACGCTGGCGTGCGTCTGCCGCTGGCCACGACCGCCGCGGGCCGCGCCTACCTGGCGGCGACGCCGGAGCAGGAGCGCGAGCATCTGCTGTCGGCCTTGCAGGAGCGCCATGAAGGCGACTGGTCTGCAATGCGTGCTTCGCTGGAGGCGTCCTTCGAGGAATACCGCGAGCACGGGTTCTGCCTGTCCCTGGGCGACTGGGACCGGAATGTGCGCGCCGCTGGCGTGCCGCTGCGCCTGGCCGACGGTGGGCTGATGGCGCTGACTTGCGGGGCGCCGTCGTTCCAGTTGAGCGAAGAGACCCTGCGTGGGTCGCTGGCGCATGAGCTGGAGATGCTGGCGCGGGATATCGAGAGTCTTGGGGCCTGATATTCCCTGACCGGGAGAGCGGCTTTCGTAGGAGCGAGGGGGCGCCTAGCTCTTCTCCGCGAAATCTATCGCGCCTGACTTGGTGCTCTATGTGAACGCCGGCGTCATGCGCTCATGTAGGAGCAACTGTCTTCTACCGGGCTAATCCCTGCCTGCGCTTCCCCCTCACCCCAGCCCTCTCCCAGAGGGAGAGGGAGCCGTCCGTGCCGGCTGACGCCATGGTTTCATCCTGCACCGAACAGTCCCCTCTCCCGCTTGCGGGAGAGGGTTAGGGTGAGGGGCCTTTGATCTTGTAGGAGCGGACTCCGTCCGCGATGTGTCTGCCTCACGCCTGGTTTCCCGCGTCGCTTCGGCGTGCGCGCTGGCTTCTTGTTTCGCCCCCTCGGGCGACCTCCTTTGGCAAACGACCCAAAGGAGGCAAAGGTCTTGCCCCTGCATCCGGCCCCGGCTTCGCCGGGGTGATTCGCTTCGCTCACCCTTCGGGCCAGCCTTCGGCTGTTACTTCGCTGCGCTTCGTTTCCCTCGCTCCATCGAAGTTTCAGGGGCACGCGTCGACGGGCTATCCATGGCCCGACGACGCTCTCGCGGCATCCATGCCGCTCAACCCCTGAAACTCCGATTTCACTCGGCCTCCTGAAGGGGCGGTTCGGAGTGCGCGGATGTTTCTCTGGAAACCGCATTGCACTTCTGTAGGAGCGAGCTTGCTCGCGAACCGCTCAGCGCCGGAGCTGCCGGTGAATCCGTTCGCGAGCAAGCTCGCTCCTACAAGGGCAGGTGGATGCGTTACGCCACCTCCATCAACCCCGCATACACCTTCAAATGATGATCATCGTCCCCCAGCTGATGGCTGAGCATCACCAGCCGCTTGGCGTGGTGCGCCAGCACGTATTCCCAGGTCATGCCGATGCCGCCGTGCAGTTGGATCGCCTGCTCGGCCACGTAGCGCGCCGCGCGGGTGACGATGAATTTGGCGGCTGCCAGGGTGCGGCTGCGCTCGGCGCTGTCGGGTTGGTCGGCGACGCAGGCGGCGAGAATGGCCATGCTGGTGGCCTGTTCCAGCTCGCTGCGCATGTCCACCATGCGGTGCTGCAGCACCTGGAACTTGCCGATCGGCACGCCGAACTGCTTGCGCGTCTTCAGGTAGTCCAGGGTCAGTGCGCAGGCTTCCTGCAGGCTGCCGAGGGCTTCGGCGCACTGCGCGGCAATCGCCCTGCCCTGTTGATAACGCAACGCCGGTAGCGCCTCGCCGGGTGTGCCGACGGCTTCACCAACGGCACCGTCGAGGAACAGCTCGCAGGCGCGCTGGCCGTCCACCGTCGGGTAGTCGCGGCGACTGACGCCGGTCTGCTGCGGGTCGACCAGGAACAGGCCGATGCCTGCTTCGTCCCGCGCATTGCCGGCGACTCGCGCCGAAACGAGGATCGCCGTGGCGCTCTGCCCGCCGATCACCACTGCCTTGCGGCCGCTCAGTTTCCAGCCGTCGCCGGCCTGCTCCGCGCGGGTCTGCACGTCGTGCAGCTGGTAGTGGCTCTGCAGCTCTTCCAGGGCCACCGCCAGCTGCGCCTCGGCGCTGGCGATGCGCGGCAGCCAGTGGTCCTTCTGCACGTCGCTGCCCAACTGGGCGATCAGGCCCCCAGCGTGCACCACCGATTGCAGGTAGGGCTCCAGGCACAGACCGCGGCCCAGTTCGGTGAGCACCAGCAGGCTTTCCACGCCGCCGCCGAAGCCACCGTGGCTTTCCGGCAGCGACACCGAGGTCAGCCCCAGCTCGCCGAGCTGGCGCCAGAACTCGGCGCTATAGCCCAGCTCGCTCTTGCTGAACCCCTCACGCTTGTCGAACGGGTAGGCGTCGCGGACCAGGCGGGCCGCGGTGTCCTGCAGCATCTGCTGCTCTTCGCTCAGTTTGAAGTCCATGGTCAGCCCCTCACAGCTCGAGAATCATCTTGGAGACGATGTTCTTCTGGATTTCGTTGGAGCCGCCGAAGATCGACAGCTTGCGCAGGTTGAAGTACTGGCTGGCCGGTGCCGCCGAGTAGTCCGCGTGCAACGGCTCGGCGCCCAGCTCGAATTCGTCCTCGATGAAGGGCAGCGCATAGGGGCCGAGGACCTTGCGCAGCAGGTGGCTGATGGCTTGGCGAATCTCGGTGCCCTTCACTTTCAGGATCGAACTCTCCGCGCCCGGCACGCCGCCTTCGCGGGCGGCGGCGAGGATGCGCAGGGTGCTCATCTCGATGGCCATCAGCTGCATTTCCACTTCCGCTACCTGTGCGCGGAATAGCGGGTCTTCGAGCATCGGCTTGCCGTCACACAACTCGCGGCGGGCCACGCGCTTGAGGTGCGCGAGCACCGCCTTGGACGCGCCGATGCCGGCGAGGCCCGTGCGCTCGTAGGTGAGCAGGTACTTGGCGCAGGTCCAGCCTTCGTTCTCGCGGCCCACCAGGTTTTCCACCGGTACGCGCACGTTGTCGAAGAAGACTTCGTTGACCTCATGCTCGCCATCCAGGGTGATGATCGGGCGCACGGTGATGCCAGGGGATTTCATGTCGATCAGCAGGAAGCTGATGCCGCGCTGCTGCTGCGCTTCCGGGTCGGTGCGCACCAGGCAGAAGATCCAGTCGGCGTGCTGGCCGAGGGTGGTCCAGGTCTTCTGGCCGTTCACCACGTAGTGGTCGCCGTCGCGCACCGCGCGGGTCTTCAGGCTGGCGAGGTCGGAGCCGGCGCCCGGCTCGGAGTAGCCCTGGCACCACCAGTCGGTGCCGTCGAGGATGCGCGGCAGGTAGTGCGCCTGCTGCGCGGGCGTGCCGAACCTGATGATCACCGGGGCGACCATGTTGACGCCGAAGGGGATGGTGCGCGGCGCGCCGAAGGCGGCGCATTCCTCTTCGAAGATGTGCTTCTGCACGGCGTTCCAGCCGGTGCCGCCGAACTCCACCGGCCAGTGCGTGGCGTACCAGCCCTGCTCGGCGAGCACGCGCTGCCAGCGCTGGTGGTCGCCCTTGTTCAGGTGTTTGCCCAGGCGCACCTTGGTGGCGATGTCCTGGGGCAATTTGCTTTCGAGGAAGGCGCGGACTTCGTCGCGGAACGCCAGTTCGTCAGGGGTGAAATGGATGTCCATGGCAGGTCCTCTACAGATCGGCGAAGCGGCGGCCTTCGGCCACCAGACGTTCGAGCAGTGGCGCGGGTTGCCACCAGGCGCCGAGGCGCTGGTGGAACTCGCGGATTCGTTCGAGTACACGAGCAAGGCCGACGCTGTCGGCGTAGAACAGCGGGCCGCCGCGCCAGGCGGGGAAGCCGTAGCCGTTGAGGAAGATCACGTCGACATCGCTGGCGCGCTGGGCGATGCCTTCGTCGAGGATGTTGGCGGCCTCGTTGATCAGCGAGTAGATGCAGCGCTCGACGATCTCCTCATCCTCTACCGGCGCGCGGGTGATGCCGCGGCCGGCGGCAGCCTGCTCCAGCATGGCCGGCAGCGCCGGGTTGTCCTGCACGGTGCGGCCTTCGCCGTACTGGTAGAAGCCGGTGCCGCTCTTCTGCCCGAGCATGCCGGCGGCGATCAGGTGGTCGAGCACGGTAGGCAGCGTCTGGCCGGGCTTGAGGTTCGGTCGCTGCCGCGCGCGGATCGCGTGGCTGATGTCCAGGCCGGACAGATCGCGCACCGCCAGCGGCCCCATGGCCATGCCGAAGGCGCGCAGCGCGCGGTCCACCTGCGCCGGTGTGGCGCCCTCCTCCAGCAGGAATTCGGCTTGACGGCCGTACTGGAAGATCATGCGGTTGCCGACGAAGCCATCGCACACACCGACCACCACCGAGACCTTCTTCAGGCGCTTGCCCAGTTGCATGGCGGTGGCCAGCACGGCATCGCTGGTGGCCTTGCCGCGCACGACTTCGAGCAGGCGCATGACGTTGGCCGGGCTGAAGAAGTGCAGGCCGACCACG of the Pseudomonas sp. PSE14 genome contains:
- a CDS encoding IclR family transcriptional regulator — translated: MSDDVEDSSNPKDRKFVEALARGLDVLRAFTHGSVVLGNQEIARITGLPKPTVSRMTYTLTKLGYLCYSQQHEKYQLDSGVLALGYAYVSNLRVRQLAKPYMDAFARRTNTTVGLTCRDWLSMIYVENCRPPEATSLRMDAGVRLPLATTAAGRAYLAATPEQEREHLLSALQERHEGDWSAMRASLEASFEEYREHGFCLSLGDWDRNVRAAGVPLRLADGGLMALTCGAPSFQLSEETLRGSLAHELEMLARDIESLGA
- a CDS encoding acyl-CoA dehydrogenase, giving the protein MDFKLSEEQQMLQDTAARLVRDAYPFDKREGFSKSELGYSAEFWRQLGELGLTSVSLPESHGGFGGGVESLLVLTELGRGLCLEPYLQSVVHAGGLIAQLGSDVQKDHWLPRIASAEAQLAVALEELQSHYQLHDVQTRAEQAGDGWKLSGRKAVVIGGQSATAILVSARVAGNARDEAGIGLFLVDPQQTGVSRRDYPTVDGQRACELFLDGAVGEAVGTPGEALPALRYQQGRAIAAQCAEALGSLQEACALTLDYLKTRKQFGVPIGKFQVLQHRMVDMRSELEQATSMAILAACVADQPDSAERSRTLAAAKFIVTRAARYVAEQAIQLHGGIGMTWEYVLAHHAKRLVMLSHQLGDDDHHLKVYAGLMEVA
- a CDS encoding acyl-CoA dehydrogenase family protein, whose product is MDIHFTPDELAFRDEVRAFLESKLPQDIATKVRLGKHLNKGDHQRWQRVLAEQGWYATHWPVEFGGTGWNAVQKHIFEEECAAFGAPRTIPFGVNMVAPVIIRFGTPAQQAHYLPRILDGTDWWCQGYSEPGAGSDLASLKTRAVRDGDHYVVNGQKTWTTLGQHADWIFCLVRTDPEAQQQRGISFLLIDMKSPGITVRPIITLDGEHEVNEVFFDNVRVPVENLVGRENEGWTCAKYLLTYERTGLAGIGASKAVLAHLKRVARRELCDGKPMLEDPLFRAQVAEVEMQLMAIEMSTLRILAAAREGGVPGAESSILKVKGTEIRQAISHLLRKVLGPYALPFIEDEFELGAEPLHADYSAAPASQYFNLRKLSIFGGSNEIQKNIVSKMILEL